GCTGGGATGTGGTCCCCTCCacttctccctcctccagctccaccggCGCTCTGCTTCACTTTAGGAGCTACCCCTCTGCTGGCTCCAACACCAGCCGGGTGGCAGATaattcctcctcttcatcctgctTCTCTAACATGGGCTACTTCATGTCTAGCTCCTCCAGCAGCATAGCTCAAACTGACCCCAGTCCGGCCTACTTCATCTATAAGGATGATTTCCACAATGTGCACAACAACCATAaccttcacctctctctctgcccctccctcACTTCTTCCCCAGCTTATGAGAGCTTGAAGAGGGAGCCCCAGAGCCCAGATTCGGGTTTTGGCATTGgacaggaagatgaagaggcCAAGAATGATGAAAAGGGCTGGGATGTGGAAGGGGAAGAGGCTTCAGATGTTCACCCGAGCTCACCTCTTCTTATCCTCCCTCTGCATCTTCCATCCGTGGTgtgccctccctcctcctctgctctaccCCCACCTCATCCTCCCAGTCTAACTCAGATGTGCTCTGACAGCCAAGAGGTGGATGATGTACCTGTGGCAGCTGCTGGTGGTAGCTATGCAGCCTGGCCTGTGGCTAGTGCCATGTGCAGGTCTTCCTCAATGCCCGTTGAGCCCTGTAAAACAGGCTATCTCACCATCAAAGAACTACAGACCACATTCAGTAATAAATCCATCTGAAAATGTGTAGTGTATCTGGGAGAATCCCTGTgtgatcattttaaatttaatcagCGTTTACATCACAAGCAACCTGACACATTGCTGTGTATTCTAGTTTGATTGTGGAGCATACATGGAGTGCTCTTGTGCGGTTTTGACTGAGGAGAATAATGGTATTTTTACAAATTCtatcatgtttatgttttaaacCAACATTGATTCATTTTGGTCACTTAAGGGCAGCAGAACAAGTTGTCAAAGGACACATTGTCTTTTAATTAAGTTGTTAGCAAACAAGCCCCTGTCATTAATATGTTGGTGAACTCTTTAGCTCTGTTTTCATCTCACTAACTCCcaagggaaacatctggctcttaaGCTGCTAAATTCTCCATTCTAGAGTGGTTTTAAAAGAGCTTTTCCATTGAAAACAGCctcctgaaaacactgaaaacagtgagcgtgaactaaaacagtaaagttatcagccagaaacaaaaaccaaaacaatgagctgaaaggcTATGTAGAGCTGAGGGGGAACTACAGAACACACATCTTTCACCTTACATGTAATCATTTGATGAACTGTTTCTGTAAAAACCTTGATTTTCAGTGTTACGGTTTATAATTTCACATCATCTTAATGATTTAATGTAGCTTGCTAGAAAGTGCCACTTCAGTagcattaataaaaaaataatctgacaaAGCTCAATAGCATTACTTCAGAGTTCACCACTAACACCAAAAATGGACACAGATGTTTAAAGGTGTCCTTACATTTTGGTATTAGCTCTGGTTCTTTTGCTGTAATTATTGCTGTAGGGGCTACTGTACAGGAATGTGCCATGATGGGATCAATTTGAAAAGACATGCATGTAAAACATCAGTGAACAGTCTGACACAGCATGGTTAGAAGAACAGTCTGACCTTTAAGTACAGTGGAAAGGTAGAGAAAACTAAAGACGAGTAAGAAGTGTAATACCTCATTGTTGAATGAGTACAGTATTGTGGGATGCCTAACAAGTACTTTAAATTATCCATTCTTAATTTTCAGTGAgcttttttgattttttattattttttgttgttgtcgttgtttTAGTATTCAAATACATAAAATGCATTGCAGTACATAATAACATCGCGAGGCAAAGCATTACATCACTTTAAACTAAATGCTACTGTCACTCATTGATGATACTATCTTTCAAAAAACACCCACAATTGCAGTTTTGTCATTACTTTAACTTGTACCTCACATAGAAGTATGTTGTGAGAGTTCTTTAAAACTACAACTAAAAAATAGATGTTCATTCCTGCAGGCAGATCTAGGATTTTGAAAACAGTGCAACATGGTTTAGAAGTAAGTTTGAttgtataaataataataaattactttTAACAAATAATGTGTAAGCATTACTATAGAGTTTAATCAAGGCAAAGCATTACAGTGTATGACGTCTGTTATTGCTTGTACTCTAAGCTGATGTTTAAGGGTGTGTACAGGCATAGCAGATTCAGAACAGTGTTTATTAGATTGCTTATTCTACATACATGTAAATCAGCGAGGTCAGGGGTAAATGTTGCTACTCTTTCTACTCTACACATGCAGTATATTTCCGTTGCACTCAGTGACATCTGCGCagagaccaaataaaataaaagctctgATAGAAATGGGTCAACCTTTGACTTCCTGTGTCGGTGTGGAATGAGGGCTGCGGGGTGGGCATATGAGGCGACGTGAGAAGGAGCGTGAGAGCACCctcagttctgtgtgtgtgggtgtgtgtgtgtgttgttttgagtGTTTACATGTCCTGTCAGGTGGtcctggtggtgtgtgtgtgtgtgtgtgtgtgtgtgtgtgtgtgagcgtatgTATTAGAGTGTGGTTTGACATTTAACTCACACAACACTACAACCAGCGACATCCGTTCAGCTCACAGAGAATTTACAATATTTAGCCATGTCGGTAGGAAACCACACAAGGTGTTGCTTTTCAACAGTGTTTCTAccatttcttctttccttttcacaACAGTCTAACACATAATACTTTATACACAAATTATGTCAAGCTATTTCATACACTCACAAAAGTAGCAACAGTTGTTTTAAAGAGAGCACTTTTATGAATCTGCTTACGCTCTTGTTACTCAAAATCTATTTGGTGACCCATTATGCTGACCCAAACAGACGAATTATGCAATCTAAGTTCAAATTTGCATCAGTccaaatacaaaacagaaaaactaaacattCTGTGTCATACACAGACTAAATAACCGGTTTAACACCAATGCAAGACTGGGTTAATTTTCCCCATAGATATAAAACTGTGGGTTTACAATCAGACCCAAGACAATGGCTTATTTTTCATATTACTGTTGGGTTATATACCCAAACTAAAATGTGGTTATTTTGAGCATTAGAAACAGCAACCCCCAATTTTACTTTTAAACCAGTCAGACATATATTGTTAGTTACAGAAATTGatgttcatttacattcattaaaGCTGTAAAGGATAAAAATGTCATTACACATAAGtttaaaaaagagacagaaaacattacCATACCATATTTTAGTTTGGATAAATGACCCGataattaaaatttttaaaaaagcgcTGCATCTGTGTCTACAGTTTTGACCCAGTTATTTTTTAGTGACTGTTAATATGTTTAAACCCAAGAATAGACTTAAGTATTTCTGATGTACTATGTTTGTTCTACCACTAGGTGACATTAGAAAACTGCACACAGAACCAGG
The window above is part of the Toxotes jaculatrix isolate fToxJac2 chromosome 18, fToxJac2.pri, whole genome shotgun sequence genome. Proteins encoded here:
- the il2rb gene encoding interleukin-2 receptor subunit beta isoform X3, whose product is MPSIHIECNGKLLENLTNYDLSSHIKMNPPGVPNVTITANDTWISWNPGSPLSEFIHTFDFQVQVKLKTHTWEGVKTLSTQAQKLRIPACQSKERCQVRVRVKPSEIVQNTMWSSWSPTTSWMGTTTSQDQDWFLDQPSVVQGVMLSVGLFVIILIIYMSCINKGHLKVKPVPNPSKYFPTLQSVHGENLKKWLNPLSASESFFTAQPHDHISPVEVCESWDVVPSTSPSSSSTGALLHFRSYPSAGSNTSRVADNSSSSSCFSNMGYFMSSSSSSIAQTDPSPAYFIYKDDFHNVHNNHNLHLSLCPSLTSSPAYESLKREPQSPDSGFGIGQEDEEAKNDEKGWDVEGEEASDVHPSSPLLILPLHLPSVVCPPSSSALPPPHPPSLTQMCSDSQEVDDVPVAAAGGSYAAWPVASAMCRSSSMPVEPCKTGYLTIKELQTTFSNKSI